In Halovulum dunhuangense, one genomic interval encodes:
- a CDS encoding YeeE/YedE family protein, with product MADTTLADPRPAGVFLKRGGLIVLALAAVLAVAAMAGARYGALLLIGLGFGMALEGLRFGFAGPWRAMILRREPAGLLAQLLAIGLVAVVAFPLLQSNGAELNGAHAPVGIAMIGGAFVFGAAMQIVLGCGSGTLVNAGSGNAIGAVALPFFALGSFAGALHLNWWTGLGTAPLVVLSGTGGLALTLAGLAAVAVVALVLAAPGTRSIPRRLIWAAVAVAGLALLNLVVAGQPWGVVYGLGLWAAKGAQALGADLSANAFWAAPVNAERLAESVLTDVTSLTNIGIIGGAFLIASWRSGLAARVPNLPLKAWVATILAGLVLGYSSRLAFGCNVGAFFSGVSTGSLHGWVWFVAAFAGSVIGVRMRPALGLEARA from the coding sequence ATGGCCGACACGACACTTGCGGACCCCCGCCCGGCGGGGGTCTTTCTCAAGCGCGGGGGCCTGATCGTCCTGGCGCTTGCCGCCGTTCTGGCGGTCGCGGCGATGGCGGGCGCGCGCTACGGCGCGCTTCTGCTGATCGGGCTCGGCTTCGGCATGGCGCTGGAGGGGCTGCGCTTCGGCTTTGCCGGCCCGTGGCGGGCGATGATCCTGCGGCGCGAGCCGGCCGGGCTGCTGGCGCAGTTGCTGGCGATCGGGCTGGTCGCGGTGGTGGCCTTTCCGCTGTTGCAGTCGAACGGCGCCGAGTTGAACGGCGCGCACGCCCCCGTGGGCATCGCGATGATCGGCGGCGCCTTCGTCTTCGGCGCAGCCATGCAGATCGTGCTGGGCTGCGGTTCCGGCACGCTGGTCAACGCGGGCAGCGGCAACGCGATCGGGGCGGTGGCGCTGCCCTTCTTCGCGCTGGGCAGTTTCGCGGGCGCGCTGCACCTGAACTGGTGGACGGGGCTGGGCACCGCGCCGCTGGTGGTCCTGAGCGGCACCGGCGGCCTTGCACTCACGCTGGCGGGGCTGGCGGCGGTGGCGGTCGTGGCGCTGGTGCTGGCCGCGCCCGGCACGCGTTCCATCCCGCGCCGGCTGATCTGGGCGGCGGTCGCGGTGGCGGGCCTGGCGCTTCTGAACCTGGTGGTCGCGGGCCAGCCCTGGGGCGTGGTCTATGGCCTTGGGCTGTGGGCCGCGAAGGGCGCTCAGGCGCTGGGCGCGGACCTGTCGGCCAACGCCTTCTGGGCGGCCCCGGTCAATGCCGAGCGGCTGGCCGAAAGCGTGCTGACGGATGTCACCTCGCTGACCAATATCGGGATCATCGGCGGCGCCTTCCTGATCGCGTCCTGGCGCAGCGGGCTGGCGGCCCGGGTGCCGAACCTGCCGCTGAAGGCCTGGGTCGCCACGATCCTGGCCGGGCTGGTGCTGGGCTATTCCTCGCGCCTGGCCTTCGGGTGCAACGTGGGCGCCTTCTTCAGCGGCGTGTCCACCGGCAGCCTGCATGGCTGGGTCTGGTTCGTGGCGGCCTTCGCCGGGTCGGTCATCGGCGTGCGGATGCGCCCCGCCCTGGGGCTGGAGGCACGCGCATGA
- a CDS encoding NADPH-dependent FMN reductase codes for MSLPRIAIVIGTTREGRFADTPAAWIKALAEARKDATYELVDLRDFPLPLFDEPASPAWAEPKNDVAKAWGEKVASYDGFIFITAEYNHSISGALKNALDYAYTEFNRKPAAFVGYGGVGGARAVQQLRQIAVELQIAPLRNAVHIGLQEFMGIAKGEKTFADFPYLEDSAIKMLDDLAWWTGALKAARDGRIEAIAAE; via the coding sequence ATGAGCCTGCCTAGAATCGCCATCGTCATCGGAACCACCCGCGAGGGCCGCTTTGCCGACACGCCCGCCGCCTGGATCAAGGCGCTGGCCGAGGCGCGCAAGGACGCGACCTACGAGCTGGTCGACCTGCGCGATTTCCCCCTGCCGCTGTTCGACGAGCCCGCCTCCCCCGCCTGGGCCGAGCCGAAGAACGACGTGGCCAAGGCCTGGGGCGAGAAGGTGGCCTCCTATGACGGCTTCATCTTCATCACCGCGGAATACAACCACTCGATTTCCGGCGCCCTGAAGAACGCGCTCGACTACGCCTATACCGAGTTCAACCGCAAGCCCGCGGCCTTTGTCGGCTATGGCGGCGTGGGCGGCGCGCGCGCCGTTCAGCAGCTGCGCCAGATCGCGGTCGAACTCCAGATCGCGCCGCTGCGCAACGCGGTGCACATCGGTCTCCAGGAATTCATGGGCATCGCCAAGGGCGAAAAGACCTTCGCCGATTTCCCCTATCTCGAGGATTCGGCCATCAAGATGCTGGACGACCTCGCCTGGTGGACCGGCGCCCTGAAAGCCGCCCGCGACGGCCGGATCGAGGCCATCGCCGCCGAGTGA
- a CDS encoding efflux transporter outer membrane subunit yields the protein MYTYRIGLAFLTTAGLAACDVSEPYQPPEMTMPATFAEGSSASVGETRAIAWWGAFGDRRLDQLVAAGLAQNLDIRIARERVAAAGAVARGAGVPFAGGIGADGGYRGGSPDDPTERYATGALRVSWVADLFGGLGSERRAAAAELDAAGYGVEAARLLFVAELTAAYIDARFFQESIALTRQTLASRQRTLDLTNRLFDAASATALDVAQARGLVDETRAQLPVLETGFRRAAHRVSTLMGQPADTYVGFLSSGAPQPWPRRIYGAGVPADLLRNRPDIHIAERDLAAATARIGIARADLYPSIGLLGVITGTAAAKSPDESTWSFGPIINIPLFGRERLNATVSQREAQARTQMLVWQNTVLRAVEEVQNGIVGLGRDRDAVGAQRRAVNSLAEALRLAQESYERGETSLLAVLDAERAVGRARNELAAANRRHAQTFVALNTAIGAGRGLESRGDGQGS from the coding sequence ATGTACACATACCGTATCGGCCTCGCATTCCTGACCACGGCGGGCCTTGCCGCCTGCGATGTCAGCGAACCCTACCAGCCGCCTGAAATGACGATGCCCGCCACCTTTGCCGAGGGCAGCAGCGCCAGCGTCGGAGAGACCCGCGCCATCGCCTGGTGGGGCGCGTTCGGCGACCGCCGCCTCGACCAGCTGGTCGCGGCCGGCCTTGCCCAGAACCTCGACATCCGCATCGCCCGCGAACGGGTCGCGGCGGCAGGTGCCGTCGCGCGCGGCGCAGGCGTGCCCTTTGCCGGCGGGATCGGCGCCGATGGCGGCTACCGCGGCGGCAGCCCCGACGATCCCACCGAACGCTACGCGACCGGCGCGCTCAGGGTGTCCTGGGTGGCCGATCTCTTCGGCGGACTTGGCAGCGAACGCCGCGCCGCCGCGGCCGAGCTGGACGCCGCCGGCTACGGGGTCGAGGCGGCGCGGCTGCTCTTCGTGGCGGAACTGACCGCGGCCTATATCGACGCGCGCTTCTTCCAGGAAAGCATCGCGCTCACGCGCCAGACGCTCGCCTCGCGCCAGCGCACGCTCGACCTGACCAACCGGCTGTTCGACGCGGCATCGGCCACGGCGCTCGACGTGGCGCAGGCCCGCGGCCTGGTGGACGAGACGCGCGCGCAGCTGCCCGTGCTCGAGACCGGCTTCCGGCGCGCGGCGCACCGCGTCTCGACGCTGATGGGCCAGCCGGCAGACACCTATGTGGGCTTCCTGTCAAGCGGCGCGCCACAGCCCTGGCCAAGGCGGATCTACGGCGCGGGGGTGCCCGCGGACCTGTTGCGCAACCGCCCCGACATCCACATCGCCGAGCGCGACCTTGCCGCGGCCACGGCCCGCATCGGCATCGCGCGGGCCGATCTCTACCCCTCGATCGGGCTGCTGGGCGTCATCACCGGCACGGCGGCGGCGAAAAGCCCCGACGAAAGCACCTGGAGCTTCGGGCCGATCATCAACATCCCCCTCTTCGGGCGCGAACGCCTGAACGCCACCGTGTCCCAGCGCGAGGCGCAGGCCCGCACGCAGATGCTGGTCTGGCAGAACACCGTCCTGCGCGCGGTCGAGGAAGTGCAGAACGGCATCGTGGGACTTGGCCGCGACCGCGACGCCGTCGGCGCCCAGCGGCGGGCGGTCAACTCGCTGGCCGAGGCGCTGCGCCTGGCGCAGGAAAGCTACGAGCGGGGCGAGACCTCGCTTCTCGCGGTGCTCGACGCGGAACGCGCCGTGGGCCGGGCGCGGAACGAGCTGGCTGCCGCCAACCGCCGCCATGCGCAGACCTTCGTGGCGCTGAACACCGCCATCGGCGCGGGCCGCGGACTGGAGTCACGGGGCGACGGACAGGGGTCCTGA
- a CDS encoding GumC family protein has protein sequence MRHEYTKTLEREFFGAGIGAAQDDGDNAMLMALWMALLRARYWLVGAALLGGIAAYALSYLFEVRYTSEAQVMIETRVTNDPAFAPGMAGLPTSITALESELEVLQSPDLIQRVVDRLDLRSDAEFAKQDEATDAGGAGDAGAAPLPADPDAAVVSAVRDRSSVEQIGNMSAVFSITFTSQDPEKAALLANTLAEEYIAAQIEEKLRALDRSQAWLSDRTTEIQERLTTLGVERENHILAEPYTPEDLQTMKASRASMERRIADLEAEAARLETTHAAIARLRADGNPLDAAAMIAVPGPELSQAIFEARAGDLAVLDAALDAAAARLSEEATATAASAASIRREADLTQAELSAQAERDAELRRIENDIRVSEAIYQDFMAQLSRRTQQDRYLNPDARIIATARPSPYPSEPRRKVMAVGAAFLATLGAAALVILTELRRTSLRTVGEYEGASGLPVLGLVPEASPKAVALPALLQATAPVWPGLMTSARKLYSSIVTELEAKPRGVSLRGRMRPRPAPEQASAQRLPALRTTKGQIIAGVSSMPGEGKSTALLLLARACTFAGERVLLVDCDFWHSPYRGTDGNELDRFTEALFDPEHSDRLIRETGENGLHLLPAPMGVEDPAAVLISEEFRALLEFLQARYDRVILDTPPLLAHVDTAALYRSADSILLMTRWNATPRGAVESTLRILSDVGVRPGAVVATRVNTVRAGAYGDNMFSHALRASA, from the coding sequence ATGCGCCATGAGTACACGAAAACGCTCGAGCGGGAGTTCTTCGGTGCAGGCATCGGCGCAGCGCAGGATGACGGGGACAACGCGATGCTGATGGCGCTCTGGATGGCGCTCCTGCGCGCGCGCTACTGGCTGGTGGGCGCGGCGCTTCTGGGCGGCATCGCCGCCTATGCGCTCAGCTACCTCTTCGAGGTCCGCTACACCTCCGAGGCGCAGGTGATGATCGAGACCCGCGTCACCAACGACCCCGCCTTCGCCCCCGGCATGGCGGGGCTGCCCACCTCGATCACCGCGCTGGAAAGCGAGCTCGAGGTGCTGCAATCGCCGGACCTGATCCAGCGCGTCGTGGACCGGCTCGACCTGCGCAGCGACGCGGAATTCGCCAAGCAGGACGAGGCCACGGACGCTGGGGGCGCTGGGGACGCTGGGGCCGCGCCCCTGCCTGCCGACCCCGACGCCGCCGTGGTCAGCGCCGTGCGCGACCGCAGCAGCGTCGAGCAGATCGGAAACATGTCGGCGGTTTTTTCCATCACCTTCACGTCGCAAGACCCTGAAAAGGCGGCACTTCTGGCAAATACCCTTGCCGAGGAATACATCGCCGCCCAGATCGAGGAGAAGCTGCGCGCCCTCGACCGTTCCCAGGCGTGGCTGTCGGACCGCACCACGGAAATCCAGGAGCGCCTGACCACCCTTGGGGTAGAGCGGGAAAATCACATCCTTGCAGAGCCTTACACGCCGGAAGATCTCCAGACCATGAAGGCGTCCCGCGCCTCGATGGAGCGACGGATCGCCGACCTGGAGGCAGAGGCCGCCCGCCTCGAGACGACCCACGCCGCGATCGCGCGGCTTCGGGCCGATGGCAACCCGCTCGACGCCGCCGCGATGATCGCGGTCCCCGGCCCGGAACTGTCGCAGGCAATCTTCGAGGCACGCGCCGGCGACCTGGCGGTGCTCGACGCCGCGCTCGACGCCGCCGCGGCCCGGCTGAGCGAAGAGGCGACGGCAACCGCCGCCTCGGCCGCATCGATCCGGCGCGAGGCGGACCTGACCCAGGCCGAACTGTCCGCCCAGGCCGAGCGAGACGCCGAGTTGCGCCGGATCGAGAACGACATCCGCGTGTCCGAGGCGATCTACCAGGACTTCATGGCCCAGCTCAGCCGCCGGACCCAGCAGGACCGCTACCTGAACCCCGACGCGCGCATCATCGCGACCGCCCGCCCCTCTCCCTATCCGTCGGAACCGCGGCGCAAGGTGATGGCGGTGGGGGCGGCCTTTCTCGCCACCCTGGGCGCCGCGGCGCTCGTGATCCTGACCGAGCTGCGCCGGACCAGCCTGCGCACCGTCGGCGAATACGAAGGGGCAAGCGGCCTGCCGGTCCTGGGCCTCGTCCCCGAGGCATCGCCCAAGGCGGTCGCGCTGCCCGCGCTGCTCCAGGCCACGGCGCCGGTCTGGCCGGGGCTGATGACCTCGGCGCGCAAGCTCTATTCCAGCATCGTGACCGAGCTGGAGGCAAAGCCGCGCGGCGTGTCGTTGCGCGGCAGGATGCGGCCCCGGCCCGCACCCGAGCAGGCCTCCGCCCAGCGGCTGCCCGCGCTGCGCACCACCAAGGGGCAGATCATCGCGGGCGTTTCCAGCATGCCCGGAGAAGGGAAATCCACCGCGCTCCTGCTGCTGGCGCGCGCCTGCACCTTTGCCGGCGAACGCGTGCTGCTGGTCGATTGCGACTTCTGGCACAGCCCCTATCGCGGCACCGACGGAAACGAGCTCGACCGCTTCACCGAAGCCTTGTTCGATCCCGAGCACAGCGACCGGCTGATCCGCGAGACGGGCGAGAACGGGCTCCACCTGCTGCCCGCGCCCATGGGGGTCGAGGATCCGGCCGCGGTCCTGATCTCCGAGGAGTTCCGCGCGCTTCTCGAATTCCTCCAGGCCCGCTACGACCGCGTGATCCTCGACACGCCGCCGCTACTGGCGCATGTCGATACGGCGGCGCTCTACCGCTCGGCGGACTCCATCCTGCTGATGACCCGCTGGAACGCGACGCCGCGGGGGGCCGTCGAAAGCACGCTGCGGATCCTTTCGGATGTCGGCGTGCGCCCAGGCGCGGTGGTGGCCACCCGCGTGAACACCGTCCGCGCGGGCGCCTATGGCGACAACATGTTTTCCCATGCCCTGCGCGCGTCGGCCTGA
- a CDS encoding WecB/TagA/CpsF family glycosyltransferase, whose protein sequence is MKAQHIMLGGVPVATLTEAGLVARMLEDCAQRRARPGTPPVLVFDSNAQAISLRATDPAYAAALSGADIVHADGQAVVWLSRLRRGPQVPERTATTDLIHAAARAAEGAGLGFYLLGGTEEVNRRCAERLVQLYPRLRLAGRRNGYFPCDEEAAVCDAVAASGADVVWVGLGKPREQVFAHANRERLGCGWVVTCGGCFNFVAGDYRRAPRWMQRAGLEWLHRAATGPRYLVGRYAVTIPHALWQVVRRDLLGAREDRHAG, encoded by the coding sequence ATGAAGGCGCAGCACATCATGCTAGGCGGGGTGCCGGTCGCGACCTTGACCGAGGCGGGCCTGGTCGCGCGGATGCTGGAGGATTGCGCGCAGCGGCGCGCGCGACCGGGCACGCCACCGGTGCTGGTCTTCGACAGCAATGCCCAGGCCATATCGCTGAGGGCGACCGACCCTGCCTATGCGGCGGCCCTGTCGGGCGCGGATATCGTCCATGCCGACGGGCAGGCGGTGGTCTGGCTGTCGCGGCTGCGGCGGGGGCCGCAGGTGCCCGAGCGCACGGCGACGACCGATCTGATCCACGCGGCCGCCCGCGCGGCCGAGGGCGCGGGGCTCGGTTTCTACCTGCTTGGCGGCACTGAGGAGGTGAACCGCCGCTGCGCAGAGCGGCTGGTTCAACTCTATCCCCGGTTGCGGCTGGCGGGCCGCCGGAACGGGTATTTCCCCTGCGACGAGGAGGCTGCGGTCTGCGATGCGGTGGCCGCATCGGGTGCCGACGTGGTCTGGGTCGGGCTTGGCAAGCCGCGCGAGCAGGTCTTTGCCCATGCCAACCGCGAACGGCTGGGCTGCGGCTGGGTCGTGACCTGCGGGGGCTGCTTCAACTTCGTGGCGGGCGACTATCGCCGGGCGCCGCGGTGGATGCAGCGCGCGGGCCTGGAATGGCTGCACCGGGCCGCGACCGGGCCGCGCTACCTGGTCGGGCGCTACGCGGTGACGATCCCGCACGCGCTGTGGCAGGTGGTGCGCCGCGACCTGCTGGGGGCGCGGGAGGATCGCCATGCCGGCTGA
- a CDS encoding sulfotransferase family protein, which yields MPAELRAVLAAQRLGDLGRLARRAAGLSWLTRADFLPEIAPADAARLAALARGARGEGPAPVLILGIMPRSGTNYLHDLLALHPDICAGPGRLYEFPLLQAARGFRGAMDEFLAGFPRNAEVLGRWDALALLGGAWLRGLQSEAGARHVLLKSPHVQNLTLAPLIFPGARIILCLRDGRDVLDSTLHSFSRWRPGRKTFAQLAQEWRLGTEAILSFAPGGPRAHPDIMVLRYEAAVADPPRALGQMLAHCGLDPARLDPERALRLPVRGSSRSAARGDARWAPEAAAADFAPVARWAGWSAARKARFERIAGRALDLAGYPRHA from the coding sequence ATGCCGGCTGAGCTGCGGGCGGTGCTGGCCGCGCAGCGGCTGGGCGATCTGGGGCGGCTTGCGCGGCGGGCGGCGGGGCTGTCCTGGCTGACGCGGGCGGATTTCCTGCCCGAGATCGCGCCCGCCGACGCGGCGCGGCTGGCGGCGCTTGCGCGGGGGGCACGGGGCGAGGGGCCTGCGCCGGTGCTGATCCTGGGCATCATGCCCCGGTCCGGCACCAACTACCTGCACGACCTGCTGGCGCTGCATCCCGACATCTGCGCCGGTCCGGGGCGGCTTTACGAGTTCCCGCTGCTACAGGCCGCCCGCGGCTTTCGGGGCGCGATGGACGAGTTCCTCGCGGGCTTTCCCCGCAATGCCGAGGTTCTGGGCCGCTGGGACGCGCTGGCCCTGCTTGGCGGTGCGTGGCTGCGCGGCCTGCAATCCGAGGCGGGGGCGCGCCATGTCCTGCTGAAATCGCCCCATGTGCAGAACCTGACACTGGCGCCGCTGATCTTTCCGGGCGCGCGGATCATCCTGTGCCTGCGCGACGGGCGTGACGTTCTGGACAGCACGCTGCACAGCTTTTCGCGCTGGCGGCCGGGGCGCAAGACCTTTGCCCAGCTGGCGCAGGAATGGCGGCTCGGGACCGAGGCGATCCTGTCCTTCGCGCCCGGTGGGCCGCGGGCGCATCCCGACATCATGGTGCTGCGCTACGAGGCGGCGGTCGCCGATCCGCCGCGCGCGCTGGGGCAGATGCTGGCCCATTGCGGGCTGGATCCCGCAAGGCTGGATCCGGAGCGGGCCTTGCGGCTGCCGGTGCGCGGCTCGTCGCGCTCGGCGGCGCGGGGCGATGCGCGCTGGGCGCCCGAGGCGGCCGCGGCCGATTTCGCACCCGTCGCGCGCTGGGCCGGCTGGAGCGCCGCGCGCAAGGCCCGCTTCGAGCGGATCGCCGGGCGGGCGCTGGATCTGGCGGGGTATCCGCGCCATGCGTGA
- a CDS encoding glycosyltransferase family 2 protein → MRDTLPARPNVAICVSTFRRPQGIRALLRSLDALIFDGPAPNVLLVIVDNDPAAPAFADAAELGRASRWPAVLVPEPARGIVAARNRALACVPEDADLVGFLDDDETVAPGWLAAMIATLRETGATVAQGPVVPHYAEAPPDWVEALGIFRLGPWPQGAALHFAATCNCVVRAGFLRMHGLRFDPAFNLSGGEDEEFFARLRDRGGRIVAAEGAVVHDWIPSARLGPDWALRRARRMGNTLGRIARLRRRGRALRVAKGIGAVGWGGLRMLAGLADPVLRMRGRLQLARGLGMLSAFADVVVLEYAPAAPALRPGSGR, encoded by the coding sequence ATGCGTGACACGCTGCCCGCCAGACCGAATGTCGCCATCTGCGTTTCCACCTTTCGCAGGCCGCAGGGGATCCGGGCGCTGTTGCGCAGCCTCGACGCGCTGATCTTCGACGGGCCCGCGCCGAATGTCCTTCTGGTGATCGTGGACAACGACCCCGCCGCGCCCGCCTTTGCCGATGCGGCCGAACTGGGCCGGGCAAGCCGCTGGCCCGCGGTGCTGGTCCCGGAGCCCGCGCGCGGCATCGTCGCCGCCCGCAACCGGGCCCTTGCCTGCGTGCCCGAGGATGCGGACCTCGTGGGCTTTCTTGACGATGACGAGACGGTCGCGCCGGGCTGGCTGGCCGCGATGATCGCGACCTTGCGCGAGACCGGCGCCACGGTGGCGCAGGGGCCGGTGGTGCCCCATTACGCCGAGGCCCCCCCCGACTGGGTCGAGGCGCTGGGGATCTTTCGCCTTGGTCCATGGCCGCAGGGGGCGGCGCTGCATTTCGCGGCGACCTGCAACTGCGTGGTGCGCGCGGGGTTCCTGCGCATGCACGGACTGCGCTTCGATCCCGCCTTCAACCTGAGCGGCGGCGAGGACGAGGAATTCTTCGCCCGGCTGCGCGACCGGGGCGGGCGCATCGTGGCGGCCGAGGGCGCGGTGGTGCATGACTGGATCCCTTCCGCGCGGCTGGGCCCCGACTGGGCGCTGAGGCGTGCGCGGCGGATGGGCAACACGCTGGGCCGGATCGCGCGGCTGCGGAGGCGGGGTCGTGCGCTGAGGGTCGCCAAGGGGATCGGGGCGGTCGGCTGGGGCGGCTTGCGGATGCTGGCCGGTCTGGCCGACCCGGTCCTGCGGATGCGCGGCCGGCTTCAGCTCGCGCGCGGGCTGGGGATGCTGTCGGCCTTTGCCGATGTGGTGGTGCTGGAATATGCGCCCGCCGCCCCGGCGCTGCGCCCCGGATCGGGGCGCTGA
- a CDS encoding glycosyltransferase family 2 protein, producing the protein MAAPVPVVSVIVAARDMERFIGATLRSLSRQSLADLEAVIVDDGSTDRTAAIVRAHLARDGRMRLIRGKAAGVSAARNRGLSESRGDMVLFVDADDLLAPDALARLVARLKAGDAPAVLGGVARMAEDGTRIDGPDNRALVPAADHLTGLLRKNFVVNGGALLIRRAAIAAAGGYDPDLGFGEDWEFWCRLAAQGDFALLEGAPVLSYRQRAQGANVIRRGGAFARRLACIEAVRANPVLRARLGRQLGRHLRARRIDIFWTGVRAEFEHGSRARALLRGLGGLVVYPDSLLHPRLALRFVSSLRA; encoded by the coding sequence ATGGCCGCGCCCGTTCCCGTCGTGTCCGTCATCGTCGCCGCCCGCGACATGGAACGCTTCATCGGCGCCACGCTGCGCAGCCTGTCGCGCCAGAGCCTGGCCGACCTGGAGGCGGTGATCGTCGATGACGGCTCGACCGACCGGACCGCGGCGATCGTGCGGGCGCATCTGGCGCGCGACGGGCGGATGCGACTGATCCGGGGCAAGGCGGCGGGGGTGAGTGCCGCGCGCAACCGCGGGCTTTCCGAAAGCCGCGGGGACATGGTGCTGTTCGTGGATGCCGACGACCTGCTGGCGCCCGACGCGCTGGCGCGGCTGGTCGCGCGGCTGAAGGCCGGGGATGCGCCCGCGGTTCTTGGCGGGGTCGCCCGCATGGCCGAGGATGGCACCCGCATCGACGGGCCGGACAACCGCGCGCTGGTCCCCGCGGCGGATCATCTGACAGGCCTGCTGCGCAAGAATTTCGTCGTGAATGGCGGCGCGCTGCTGATCCGGCGCGCGGCGATCGCGGCCGCGGGCGGCTACGACCCGGACCTCGGGTTCGGTGAGGACTGGGAATTCTGGTGCCGTCTGGCGGCGCAGGGGGATTTCGCCCTGCTGGAGGGGGCGCCGGTGCTGTCCTACCGCCAGCGCGCGCAGGGCGCCAACGTGATCCGGCGCGGCGGTGCCTTTGCCCGACGGCTTGCCTGCATCGAGGCCGTGCGCGCGAACCCGGTGCTTCGCGCGCGCCTTGGCCGGCAGCTTGGCCGGCACCTGCGGGCGCGGCGGATCGACATCTTCTGGACCGGGGTGCGGGCCGAGTTCGAGCATGGCAGCCGTGCCCGCGCCCTGCTGCGGGGGCTTGGCGGCCTTGTGGTCTATCCCGACAGCCTGCTGCATCCGCGCCTTGCGCTGCGCTTCGTCTCCAGCCTGAGGGCCTAG
- a CDS encoding O-antigen ligase family protein, giving the protein MGGAAQTGDRRTGAAPRDRRAVLGLMLALVLLVGSDVFQVVLGGGGLSSIIKTALYLPMLALMLFYRHHLLRGLRAAPEVTALLALAALSLGWSVSPYDTLRALVPLLVTSGFAILLGSMLSLRGLLLWLAALSLVIMLVSFGMAAVFAEARTSPPWGDAWRGAFSHKNGLGAACSAGLVLTLGAALMLRGWRRGLMLAGALGLGLLLALSSARSAQLFVLAGLLVLATGAAVRRWRLLWAWACLAGLLATLALGSAVLGTDLALPLFEAIDRRPTLSGRLPLWQLLQPHIAERPLLGYGYNAFWVEESRRVYEIGRDPSLFHEPFYSHNGLIETLLNLGLLGTAMLALAVLRLIRGILRVLPGPAGALAVPFMAFLVMFVLQNVTESYILSRETIYWMIFVAVAARFGILSDALRGAVPAHRPPVGHGATAGGRP; this is encoded by the coding sequence ATGGGGGGGGCAGCGCAGACCGGGGACCGGCGAACGGGGGCCGCGCCGCGCGACCGGCGGGCGGTGCTGGGGCTGATGCTGGCGCTGGTGCTTCTCGTGGGCAGCGACGTGTTCCAGGTCGTGCTTGGCGGTGGCGGGCTGAGTTCGATCATCAAGACCGCGCTCTATCTGCCGATGCTGGCCCTGATGCTGTTCTACCGCCACCACCTGCTGCGGGGGCTGCGCGCGGCCCCCGAGGTCACGGCGCTGCTGGCGCTGGCGGCGCTGTCGCTGGGCTGGAGCGTTTCGCCCTATGACACGCTGCGCGCGCTTGTCCCGCTTCTGGTGACCAGCGGCTTTGCCATCCTTCTCGGATCGATGCTGTCGCTGCGCGGGCTTCTTCTGTGGCTGGCCGCGCTGAGCCTTGTCATCATGCTGGTCAGTTTCGGCATGGCGGCGGTCTTTGCCGAGGCGCGGACCTCGCCGCCCTGGGGCGATGCCTGGCGCGGGGCCTTTTCGCACAAGAACGGGCTGGGGGCCGCCTGCAGCGCGGGGCTGGTGCTGACGCTTGGCGCGGCGCTGATGCTGCGCGGCTGGCGACGGGGGCTGATGCTGGCGGGCGCGCTGGGACTTGGCCTGCTGCTGGCGCTGTCGAGCGCCCGTTCGGCGCAGCTTTTCGTCCTGGCCGGGCTGCTGGTGCTGGCGACCGGCGCCGCCGTCCGCCGCTGGCGCCTGCTCTGGGCGTGGGCCTGCCTGGCGGGGCTTCTGGCAACGCTCGCGCTTGGATCGGCGGTCCTGGGCACCGACCTCGCGCTTCCGCTGTTCGAGGCGATCGACCGCAGGCCCACCCTGTCGGGGCGGCTGCCGCTCTGGCAGCTGCTTCAGCCCCATATCGCAGAGCGGCCGCTGCTGGGCTATGGCTACAACGCCTTCTGGGTCGAGGAATCGCGCCGCGTCTACGAGATCGGCCGCGACCCCTCGCTTTTCCACGAGCCGTTCTATTCCCATAACGGGCTGATCGAGACGCTGCTCAATCTCGGGCTTCTGGGAACCGCGATGCTGGCGCTTGCGGTGCTGCGGCTGATCCGGGGGATCCTGCGCGTGCTGCCGGGGCCTGCCGGTGCGCTGGCGGTGCCCTTCATGGCGTTTCTCGTGATGTTCGTCCTGCAGAATGTGACCGAAAGCTACATCCTGTCGCGCGAGACGATCTACTGGATGATCTTCGTCGCGGTCGCTGCGCGCTTCGGCATCCTGTCGGACGCGTTGCGGGGGGCTGTGCCCGCCCACCGACCACCGGTCGGGCACGGGGCGACGGCGGGGGGGCGGCCGTGA